The following are from one region of the Populus trichocarpa isolate Nisqually-1 chromosome 8, P.trichocarpa_v4.1, whole genome shotgun sequence genome:
- the LOC7494483 gene encoding protein yippee-like: MGRLFVVDLEGKIYSCKHCRTHLALYDDIVSKSFHCRHGKAYLFNKVANVFLGEKEERMMITGLHTVADIFCVGCGSIVGWKYETAHERSQKYKEGKSVLERFKVSGPDGSHYWVNHEHHHIGGSDADDV; the protein is encoded by the exons ATGGGGAGGCTGTTTGTTGTGGATCTTGAAGGGAAGATCTATAGTTGCAAGCACTGCAGGACCCATCTTGCTCTTTATGACGATATTGTTTCAAAG TCTTTTCACTGCAGGCATGGGAAAGCCTATCTCTTCAATAAGGT AGCGAATGTATTTTTGggagagaaggaagagagaatGATGATTACCGGGCTGCATACCGTTGCTGACATTTTCTGTGTCGGGTGTGGATCAATTGTGGGTTGGAAATAT GAGACTGCACATGAAAGGAGTCAGAAGTACAAGGAAGGAAAATCTGTGCTTGAGCG GTTTAAGGTGTCTGGTCCTGATGGAAGCCATTATTGGGTGAATCATGAACACCACCACATCGGTGGAAGTGATGCAGACGATGTTTGA
- the LOC7488015 gene encoding chlorophyll a-b binding protein CP29.3, chloroplastic: MAATTAVAASYFSGTRTQYTKQNPGKIQALFGFGTKKSPPPPPPKKSSPKQFEDRLVWFPGASPPEWLDGTMVGDRGFDPFALGKPAEYLQFDLDSLDQNLAKNLAGDVIGVRVDATEVKPTPFQPYSEVFGLQRFRECELIHGRWAMLGTLGAIAVEALTGVAWQDAGKVELIEGSSYLGQPLPFSLTTLIWIEVIVVGYIEFQRNAELDPEKRLYPGGYFDPLGLASDPEKIENLQLAEIKHARLAMVAFLIFGIQAAFTGKGPISFVATFNN; the protein is encoded by the exons ATGGCTGCAACGACTGCTGTTGCCGCGTCCTATTTTTCGGGGACCCGAActcaatacacaaaacaaaatccaGGAAAAATTCAAGCCCTGTTTGGATTTGGAACCAAGAAatcgcctcctcctcctccaccaaaGAAATCCTCCCCAAAACAATTTGAAGATCGGCTTGTATGGTTCCCTGGTGCATCCCCACCTGAATGGCTTGATGGAACCATGGTTGGAGACCGCGGTTTTGACCCATTCGCTCTTGGTAAGCCCGCAGAGTACTTGCAATTTGATTTGGATTCGTTGGACCAGAACTTGGCAAAGAATTTGGCCGGTGATGTTATTGGAGTCCGAGTAGATGCCACGGAGGTGAAACCAACACCCTTCCAGCCATACTCTGAGGTTTTTGGGCTGCAGAGGTTTAGAGAATGCGAACTTATTCATGGACGGTGGGCAATGTTGGGTACTCTTGGTGCCATTGCTGTGGAGGCTCTCACCGGTGTTGCATGGCAAGATGCAGGAAAG GTGGAGCTGATTGAGGGGTCATCCTACCTTGGCCAGCCACTTCCTTTCTCCTTGACCACGTTGATATGGATTGAGGTGATAGTAGTTGGGTACATTGAGTTCCAAAGAAATGCAGAACTAGACCCAGAGAAAAGGCTATATCCTGGTGGCTACTTTGATCCTCTTGGCTTAGCATCTGATCCTGAAAAGATAGAGAACCTTCAACTGGcagagattaagcatgctaggCTAGCTATGGTGGCCTTCCTTATATTTGGTATTCAAGCTGCTTTTACAGGAAAAGGTCCCATTAGCTTTGTGGCTACCTTCAACAATTGA
- the LOC7488016 gene encoding high mobility group B protein 1, giving the protein MKTAKGKGAARTEKKEVSLPVEDRKIGKRKAALKATESSKKRAAKEKITKKDPDKPKRPPSSFFVFLEEFRKIYKQEHPNMKAVSAVGKAGGEKWKSMSAAEKAPYEAKAAIKKSDYGKLMTAYSKKQETDDGGADEEDDYKHSHRSKSEVDGQDDSDESVGEDEDDEDDD; this is encoded by the exons ATGAAAACTGCCAAGGGCAAGGGGGCAGCGAGGACGGAAAAGAAGGAAGTATCACTCCCAGTTGAGGACAG GAAGATTGGAAAGCGAAAGGCAGCACTAAAGGCTACCGAGAGTAGCAAGAAACGAGCCGCGAAAGAAAAAATCACCAAGAAGGACCCTGACAAACCCAAAAGGCCTCCgagttctttctttgtttttct AGAAGAGTTCAGGAAGATTTACAAACAAGAGCACCCCAATATGAAGGCTGTCTCAGCT GTGGGGAAAGCTGGAGGAGAGAAGTGGAAATCCATGTCTGCTGCA GAGAAAGCTCCATATGAAGCTAAAGCAGCAATAAAGAAATCAGATTATGGGAAGCTTATGACAGCCTACAGCAAGAAACAG GAAACGGATGATGGTGGTGCTGACGAAGAAGACGATTACAAACATTCTCACAGGTCCAAATCTGAAGTCGATGGCCAAGATGACAGTGATGAGAGTGTAGGG GAGGATGAAGATGACGAGGACGATGACTGA